A genomic segment from Maniola jurtina chromosome 9, ilManJurt1.1, whole genome shotgun sequence encodes:
- the LOC123868386 gene encoding nucleoprotein TPR-like isoform X2, with protein MEAASVEAGEKNHLLNVLSESEISNIPHAVADKINTYIDQKFEEYLTSKALHETSKSQIDEKNSAIEATILELTAKYEDAAKKLQVSTETITELEKQVISLNTELEKAREKITCLENEAISLKSARDAAVDERNDLTRILERRDTEIERLTANQISLSQQLRAAIDSKCEAFALNDEIQSKELSLQYREKRLDQERVLLNSQITALTEEVNRLTTELQTIRLNNTSRLVSLEAQLAEKVEELKVANETIEQLNEIKKNLNNRAEHLTQRLMEQREIENKMSENYKKEIDAKSKLSDLFKIMHDDAEAKTTELTDGILELQKLLNEATEKYGDLETKYKQAEVDHEELMDKKNEIISSLKNELEHANDLLKAATAKNLDMALSDLAPSAATASKLMKSGMSLTQIYSQLVTVTDELSQKKEENRQLNITINKIVQELEEKAPLLQKQRAEYLEAKESNVALTQQIESLVIECNRLRDDYCEASKVSNHYSRENNRLKGELADLGRQVCFLLKEIEHTRGGLLNGDHDSSNTTNITNSSDMSSSRIISKTLVTFSDIQELQANNQKLLRMIRELTDKQEELERHKEQFESGEMEKKIEALKQRVTELTEAQERQTKMVNGLIRQRDMFKKLYHDHMKGKRHEMSSVIDTSDLEKDESLIMDTSENPQKPAVVEVSNFEVKYKETEKQLELLKEEYKTYKEEKITNERMLFEQIDNMRQEIAKLTAASSKSASTSEYNNERLKILQTNIATYKKQISSLEDKNKAYNATIAKHEVSLQHLRDEVLNTQGKLATAEIQVENLKLENKLLKDAEMRLQTEKEIINRERQGQSLLLKNLEMIKTSLERVETENHAKIETRLDEATRECAALRRRLQEEQDRFRELAAHLERQTAIAKSRMQEEKDAANAMRKEIQQLRNDLIEKDKANEEMTKKLKVALSPNTDGSLDTIKKIKELEIKLSDRDNEIKSLLEQLNTAKEHIKQYCDIAENAEKELKNLNSEYEKYKLETEAKLTENAEKLQLLEDKCSELEAELSLQANGEYSTANISLKNELENVKEELKNALANYDNCRSELESSRSEITKLSEAVQIAEDKYTHEMILHSSDIQTLSNVKEELSRAQNQLNELVALKNNTVEKIKSEKMSLIEREKILIGENEQLAQRLKDLNDQNSLLHEQIQALGTQLSVSHASRSYSESMNESANDSNINISYSEDGKSSEQLLQIIKLLRKEKDIAVAKFEILQAETMRLKSQLEITEKQLDDCKLSLAAEREKSEVSMVTVNRQSDILRKVETLDALTDSNRSLREERDTLKNRVEELTLNINSLEEQLGPLQEMIADYKSKNETLLSENTALKADSARWRTRVNALVERANKTSPEDWKRLQNERETLAKMLTNEKENLRKVSEELGALKVEKSKLEEQYSLLARQQNNVVEENKKLKEELQVLKDDMSRLTEELAKLKAEYNTATDANARLAEEINNREASLSDIRNKENQIRKIAKKYKGQYEELVKSVEEEKQKKEDEATAAGVALAENTKKVEEQLTEVQKLLDAEKANNEKLKQEIETLKTVNMDKEEKAKQVLKQAKSKIVQLTELRNSLSRELDESRNKIGSIEQSSRDEQDARLELIKSQYEGRISRLEKERGEVQAEKNREVESLMQKVNMLQRQLANQSSASKQQATTEKTTTDPPTANIKPMAAQQSVSASRRGGETPLASIRPMAQVGPTAPHDAHSTEYMPASSSRPLPRAALAASAAAAAAAPPESTQDMDTSEAGMGSSGSSDNTAQSSSHSQAPQQAVALVMPRIEQPSGASSGAVGTPAASSAPPVASVTCAAPQPAPATPAGAVSAGPTSASAPVSTSHAAPLVSTSHAAPGVSTSHAAPGVTTSHTAPGVSTSQAAPGVSTSHAALGVSTSHAQPGIRPPKRRMQQRPLTAKRTRVQGFERSVEVEYQVPTSSRCDQDDEGVIVVDSEEDDERCTGTMYREGEEDEDIEEEQEVEGGEEEEEAEGDDAENATRQESPAQSPVAGGAGEGEGSELGDGGAGAAHEPDSEPAPAHQQIEAISSGTEPSGTLSLGGSGADDGDDSIVPSTPTLYVPRRNDGFGEAVVSPVGGAAGAEAAGARFTFAEAGGAASHHDTHADLAAALPPPHARAEGAESREWEESRGEEEAAAVSSQGSEPSSPHQVAEEGREAEASAAPRRPAPAPHPPHQRWMRAADSESGPRGRGMRGRGRPSRRSHNYTRF; from the exons ATGAAAAAAATTCAGCAATTGAAGCAACTATCCTTGAATTAACAGCAAAATATGAAGATGCTGCCAAGAAATTACAGGTATCTACTGAAACTATCACAGAACTGGAAAAGCAAGTTATATCTCTAAATACAGAATTAGAAAAGGCTCGAGAGAAAATAACATGTTTAGAAAATGAAGCCATTTCTCTTAAAAGTGCTAGAGATGCTGCAGTTGATGAAAGAAATGACTTAACCCGAATATTAGAAAGGCGTGATACTGAAATCGAAAGACTAACAGCTAATCAAATATCATTGTCTCAACAGCTACGCGCTGCTATAGATTCTAAATGTGAAGCATTCGCTTTGAATGATGAAATACAAAGTAAAGAACTTTCTCTTCAGTACCGAGAAAAGCGTTTGGATCAAGAAAGGGTTTTGTTAAATTCTCAAATTACTGCACTAACTGAAGAAGTAAATAGACTTACAACGGAATTACAAACTATAAGACTAAATAATACTAGTAGACTTGTAAGCCTGGAAGCACAACTTGCAGAAAAAGTTGAAGAGTTAAAAGTAGCTAATGAAACAATTGAGCAAttgaatgaaattaaaaagaatttaaataaCCGGGCTGAACACTTAACACAACGCTTAATGGAACAAAGAGAAATAGAAAATAAGATGtcagaaaattataaaaaagaaatagatgcaaaatcaaaattgtctgatttatttaaaattatgcaTGATGATGCTGAGGCAAAAACCACTGAATTGACTGATGGTATTTTAGAGTTACAAAAACTGCTCAATGAAGCTACTGAAAAATATGGTGATCTTGAAACAAAGTATAAACAGGCTGAAGTGGACCATGAAGAGCTGATggacaaaaaaaatgaaattatttcctCATTGAAAAACGAACTAGAACATGCAAATGATTTGTTAAAAGCTGCTACAGCAAAAAATCTGGATATGGCTCTTAGCGATTTGGCCCCATCTGCAGCCACTGCTAGTAAACTCATGAAATCAGGCATGTCATTGACTCAAATATATTCACAATTAGTTACAGTTACTGATGAGTTAAGCcagaaaaaagaagaaaataggcaacttaatataactattaataaaattgtccAAGAACTTGAAGAAAAAGCCCCCTTGTTACAAAAACAGAGAGCAGAATATCTGGAAGCAAAGGAGAGCAATGTAGCTTTGACACAACAAATAGAGTCTTTAGTTATTGAATGTAACAGGCTAAGGGATGATTACTGTGAAGCATCTAAAGTTTCTAATCACTACAGCCGTGAAAATAATCGCTTAAAAGGTGAACTGGCTGATTTAGGTAGGCAAGTTTGCTTTTTGTTAAAAGAAATAGAACATACTCGAGGTGGGCTACTTAATGGAGATCATGATTCATCAAatactactaatattacaaattcttCTGACATGAGTTCCTCACGGATAATATCGAAGACATTGGTGACATTTAGTGATATTCAAGAGCTGCAAGCAaataatcaaaaacttttacggATGATTCGTGAACTGACAGATAAACAAGAAGAGTTGGAACGCCATAAAGAACAATTTGAGAGTGGAGAAATGGAGAAAAAAATCGAAGCTTTGAAGCAAAGAGTCACTGAACTAACAGAAGCTCAAGAAAGACAAACTAAAATGGTAAATGGCCTTATAAGACAACGTGATATGTTTAAAAAGCTCTATCATGATCATATGAAAGGCAAACGTCATGAAATGTCTTCAGTCATAGATACTTCGGACTTGGAAAAGGATGAATCACTTATAATGGACACATCAGAAAATCCTCAGAAACCTGCTGTAGTCGAAGTTTCAAATTTTGAAGTAAAATATAAGGAAACTGAAAAACAACTTGAGCTTTTAAAAGAAGAATATAAAACTtacaaagaagaaaaaattacgAACGAGAGAATGTTATTTGAGCAGATTGACAACATGAGACAAGAAATAGCAAAATTAACAGCAGCAAGTAGTAAAAGTGCGTCAACTTcagaatataataatgaaagattaaaaatattgcaaaccAATATTGCCACATACAAAAAACAAATTTCATCATtagaagataaaaataaagcatACAATGCTACTATTGCTAAGCACGAAGTTTCATTGCAACATTTAAGAGATGAAGTTTTAAATACACAGGGAAAGCTAGCAACTGCAGAAATACAAGTTGAAAACCTAAAGTTAgaaaataagttattaaaaGATGCGGAAATGCGCTTGCAGActgaaaaagaaataataaatagagaGCGTCAAGGTCAGTCTTTGCTTTtgaaaaatttagaaatgataaaaaCAAGCTTGGAACGCGTTGAAACCGAAAATCACGCTAAAATAGAAACAAGACTCGATGAAGCTACTCGTGAATGTGCAGCTTTAAGAAGAAGATTGCAAGAAGAACAGGACAGATTTAGAGAATTAGCAGCTCATTTAGAGCGCCAAACAGCAATTGCTAAATCACGCATGCAAGAAGAGAAAGACGCAGCAAATGCGATGAGAAAAGAAATTCAGCAACTCAGAAATGACTTGATTGAGAAAGACAAAGCAAATGAAGAAATGACCAAAAAACTTAAAGTTGCATTGTCACCAAATACTGATGGATCGCTAGATactataaagaaaattaaagaacTTGAAATTAAACTGTCAGATAGAGATAATGAAATAAAGTCTCTTTTAGAACAGCTCAACACTGCAAAAGAACACATTAAACAATACTGTGACATCGCTGAAAATGCTGAAAAAGAactgaaaaatttaaattcagaatatgaaaaatataaattggaAACTGAGGCTAAGCTTACTGAAAATGCAGAAAAGTTACAGCTTCTTGAAGATAAGTGTTCTGAATTAGAAGCAGAGCTTTCTCTTCAAGCTAATGGTGAATATTCCACTGCAAACATCAGTTTGAAAAATGAATTAGAAAATGTGAAAGAAGAATTAAAGAACGCATTGGCTAATTATGACAACTGTCGTTCTGAATTAGAAAGTTCGCGTAGTGAAATCACGAAGTTATCAGAGGCTGTTCAAATAGCTGAAGACAAATATACACATGAAATGATTTTACATTCTTCAGATATCCAAACATTATCTAATGTAAAAGAAGAGTTGTCAAGAGCACAAAATCAGCTTAATGAACTAGTAGCTTTGAAAAATAATACAGTAGAGAAAATAAAATCAGAGAAAATGTCATTAATTGAAAGAGAAAAGATTCTTATTGGGGAAAATGAACAGCTAGCTCAGCGTTTGAAAGATCTTAATGATCAAAATTCTTTGCTGCATGAACAAATCCAAGCACTAGGTACACAGCTGTCAGTTTCTCATGCATCTAGATCTTATTCGGAGAGTATGAATGAATCTGCTAACGATTCTAACATCAATATATCTTATAGTGAGGATGGGAAATCCTCTGAACAACTGTTACAGATTATTAAATTGTTGcgaaaagaaaaagatattGCAGTAGCTAAGTTTGAAATATTACAAGCAGAGACTATGCGATTAAAATCACAGTTAGAAATTACTGAAAAACAACTTGATGATTGTAAATTATCTTTAGCAGCTGAAAGAGAGAAATCCGAAGTTAGTATGGTAACAGTGAATAGACAGTCTGATATCTTAAGAAAAGTGGAGACGTTGGATGCTTTAACAGACAGTAATAGAAGTTTACGCGAAGAGCGTGATACATTAAAAAATCGAGTGGAAGAATTGACACTGAACATAAATTCATTAGAAGAACAATTAGGTCCACTTCAGGAAATGATAGCTGATTACAAATCTAAGAATGAAACATTGCTTTCCGAAAACACTGCCTTGAAGGCTGATTCTGCAAGATGGAGGACAAGAGTAAATGCTCTCGTGGAGCGCGCCAACAAAACTAGTCCTGAAGACTGGAAACGCTTGCAAAACGAAAGAGAAACTCTTGCTAAAATGCTGACAAATGAGAAAGAAAATCTTAGAAAAGTAAGTGAAGAGTTAGGTGCACTAAAAGTTGAAAAATCCAAATTAGAAGAACAATACTCATTGCTTGCACGTCAACAGAATAATGTCgtagaagaaaataaaaaacttaaagagGAACTGCAAGTTCTTAAAGATGATATGTCACGTTTGACGGAAGAACTAGCAAAACTTAAAGCAGAATATAACACAGCAACCGATGCAAATGCCAGGCTGGCCGAGGAGATCAATAACAGAGAAGCTTCTCTATCTGATATAAGGAATAAGGAAAATCAAATCCGTAAGATTGCCAAAAAGTATAAAGGGCAATATGAAGAACTTGTCAAATCAGTAGAAGAGGAAAAGCAAAAGAAAGAAGATGAAGCAACTGCTGCAGGTGTAGCGCTAGCAGAAAACACAAAGAAAGTTGAAGAGCAATTGACTGAAGTACAAAAGCTGTTAGATGCGGAAAAAGCTAACAATGAAAAACTAAAGCAAGAAATCGAGACACTCAAAACTGTAAATATGGATAAAGAGGAAAAAGCTAAGCAAGTTTTGAAACAGGCGAAAAGCAAGATAGTCCAGTTGACTGAGTTAAGGAATTCTCTGAGCCGCGAGTTAGACGAATCCCGAAATAAAATAGGTTCTATCGAACAGAGCTCACGTGATGAACAAGATGCCAGACTGGAACTTATAAAATCGCAGTATGAAGGACGTATCTCTCGCTTAGAAAAGGAGCGCGGGGAGGTCCAAGCGGAAAAAAATAGGGAAGTGGAATCTCTTATGCAGAAAGTAAACATGTTACAAAGACAACTGGCCAATCAATCATCTGCATCTAAACAACAAGCTACAACAGAGAAAACTACAACTGATCCTCCGACAGCAAACATCAAACCTATGGCTG CGCAGCAGAGCGTGTCGGCGAGTCGCCGCGGCGGCGAGACGCCGCTGGCTTCGATTCGGCCCATGGCGCAGGTGGGCCCCACGGCGCCGCACGATGCGCACAGCACGGAGTACATGCCGGCGTCGTCGTCGCGCCCGCTGCCGCGCGCTGCGCTAGCcgcctccgccgccgccgctgcgGCCGCGCCGCCGGAATCCACACag GATATGGACACTAGTGAGGCAGGAATGGGCAGTTCAGGGTCCAGCGACAATACTGCACAGTCCTCATCACATTCTCAGGCACCGCAACAG GCAGTGGCACTTGTGATGCCGCGCATCGAGCAGCCGAGCGGAGCCAGCTCGGGCGCCGTGGGCACACCGGCCGCCAGTTCGGCGCCGCCCGTCGCCAGCGTAACCTGCGCCGCGCCGCAACCCGCGCCCGCCACGCCTGCTG GAGCAGTGAGCGCGGGCCCGACGTCCGCGTCGGCGCCGGTGAGCACGTCGCACGCCGCGCCGCTCGTCAGCACCTCGCACGCCGCGCCCGGCGTCAGCACCTCGCACGCGGCTCCAG GCGTCACAACGTCGCATACGGCGCCGGGAGTAAGCACTTCGCAGGCCGCGCCCGGCGTCAGCACGTCGCACGCCGCGCTCGGCGTCAGCACGTCGCATGCGCAGCCCGGCATCCGGCCGCCCAAGCGCCGCATGCAACAGCGACCGCTCACTGCCAAACGGACACGAGTTCAG GGCTTTGAGCGTTCAGTGGAGGTGGAGTACCAGGTGCCGACGTCGTCGCGCTGCGACCAAGACGACGAGGGCGTCATCGTAGTTGATTCGGAGGAAGACGACGAGCGATGCACAGGCACCATGTATAGG GAGGGCGAAGAGGACGAAGACATAGAGGAGGAGCAGGAGGTTGAAGGCGGTGAAGAAGAAGAGGAAGCAGAAGGAGACGACGCCGAGAACGCAACACGTCAG GAGTCGCCGGCGcagtcgccggtggcgggcggcgcgggggagggcgagggcagcgagctcggcgacgGCGGGGCCGGCGCCGCGCACGAGcccgacagcgagcccgcgcccgcgcaccagcagatcgaggcCATCAgcagcggcaccgagc CAAGCGGCACTTTATCTCTCGGAGGCAGCGGTGCCGATGACGGTGACGATAGCATAGTTCCTTCAACTCCTACTCTTTATGTTCCTAGGCGGAATGATGG GTTCGGCGAGGCGGTGGTGTCGCCggtgggcggcgcggcgggcgcggagGCGGCGGGCGCGCGCTTCACGTTCGCGGAGGCGGGCGGCGCCGCCAGCCACCACGACACGCACGCCGACCTGGCCGCCGCGCTACCGCCGCCGCACGCAA GGGCGGAAGGCGCGGAGTCCCGCGAGTGGGAAGAGTCCCGCGGCGAGGAAGAAGCCGCCGCAGTCAGCTCGCAGGGCAGCGAGCCCTCGTCGCCACACCAG GTCGCGGAAGAGGGCCGCGAAGCGGAGGCGAgcgcggcgccgcgccgccccGCTCCCGCGCCGCACCCGCCGCACCAGCGCTGGATGCGCGCCGCCG ATAGCGAGAGCGGACCGCGTGGGCGAGGCATGCGGGGCCGGGGACGCCCCTCGCGCCGCTCACACAATTATACGCGATTCTAA